The genomic window TATCTTCTGTTACAGGCAATTGATCTGGCTGACCATACACTGTACAAGAAGAAGAAAATACAAAGTTGCTTTTAGGATAAGCAGTAAGCAAATTAATCAGACTATAAAAGTTGTTCTTATAGTATTTTAAGGGTTGCTCTACCGATTCGCCCACTGCTTTGTAGGCTGCAAAATGGATAATACCAGAAAGATCTTGATTTTGTTTGGCGAAAGTATCTACTGCCGTTGCGTCTTGCAAATCAAGCTCTACAAAGTCAAAACGTTTACCTGTAATTTTTTCTAACTGATCTAAAATCTTGATGTTAGAATTAGAAAGGTTATCTACAATGATAACTTCGTAACCTGCATTATGTAACTCAACAACGGTATGCGAACCGATATAGCCTGTTCCGCCTGTAACTAAAATCTTCGACATCTTATTTATTATACGTAGTGAAATCTTTATGTTCTATTTTCGCTAAGGCTTTTGGGGATAACGACTTGAAATATTCGTAAGTAATTTTTAAACCCTCTGCCCTATTTACCTTTGGTTCCCAATTTAATAGCTGTTTGGCCTTAGTAATGTCTGGTCTGCGTTGCTTAGGATCATCTTGCGGCAATGGCTTGTACACAATTTTTTGGTTTGTGCCCGTTAACTTGATAATTTCTTCGCAAAACTGTTTAATGGTAATTTCGTCTGGATTGCCAATGTTTACCGGACTAGCATAATCAGATTGTAGCAAACGATAAATACCTTCTATCAGATCATCTACATAACAGAAAGAACGGGTTTGGCTACCATCGCCAAAAACGGTTAAATCCTCACCTCTTAAAGCCTGACCAATAAATGCGGGCAATACCCTTCCATCATTCAGTCGCATACGCGGGCCGTAAGTGTTAAAGATACGCACAATACGTGTTTCTACACCGTGAAAGGTGTGGTAAGCCATCGTAATCGCTTCCTGAAAACGCTTTGCTTCATCGTAAACACCACGTGGGCCAACCGGATTTACGTTACCCCAGTATTCTTCTGGTTGTGGATTGATATTAGGATCGCCATAAACTTCGGAAGTAGATGCAATCAACATCCTAGCACCCTTTGCCCTAGCTAACCCCAGTAAATTATGCGTACCTAAAGAACCTACTTTTAAGGTTTGGATTGGGATTTTTAGGTAATCAATTGGGCTTGCGGGCGAAGCGAAGTGCAAAATATAATCTAGCTTTCCAGGAACGTGAACAAACTTAGAAACATCGTGGTTATAAAACTCGAAATTTTCTAACTTAAAAAGGTGTTCGATGTTGGCCAAATCACCAGTAATTAGGTTATCCATAGCGATTACGTGGTAATCTTCTTTAATGAACCTATCGCAAAGGTGTGAACCTAAAAACCCAGCGGCCCCTGTTATTAATACTCTTTTACGCTCTTTACGTTCCATATTAGCTTACAATTTTGCGGCCGATACTGTTGTAGTAATATCCTAAATCAATCATTTTCTGCAGATCGAAAAGGTTACGTCCATCAAAAACTACTTTGTTTTTCAGCACCTCTTCCATTTTATCGAAATCTGGATTACGGAACACCGACCATTCCGTTGCTATCAGCAATGCATCTGCTCCTTCGAGTGCTTCATATTGGTCATTGGCATAATTGATTTTATCGCCAAGCAAAGCCTTTACATTTGCCATTGCTTCTGGGTCAAAAACAGTTACTTCTGCGCCTGCCGCCAATAAATCATTAATGATATACAAAGCTGGAGCTTCTCTAATGTCGTCGGTTTCTGGTTTAAAGGCCAAACCCCAAAGGGCAAATTTCTTGCCTTTTACATCACCTTTAAAATATTGAAATGCTTTATCCGTTAAAATCGTTTTTTGCTTTTCGTTTACGTCCATTACCGCTTTCAAAATCTTGAAATCGTATTTATGCTCAACGGCAGCTTTTTCTAAAGCTTGTACATCTTTAGGGAAACAGCTTCCTCCGTAACCAATACCCGGGAACAAAAATCTCTTACCAATCCTGTCGTCAGAACCAATTCCTTTACGCACCATATCTACATCTGCACCTACAATTTCGCAAAGGTTGGCTACTTCGTTCATGAAAGTAATTTTAGTTGCTAAGAAAGAGTTGGCAGCATATTTTGTAAGTTCAGAAGAACGCTCGTCCATGTAATAGATTGGGTTTCCCTGACGTACGTAAGGTGCATACAACTCTCCCATCAACTTTTGTGCTTTCTCACTTCTGGTTCCAATCACTACGCGATCTGGCTTCATAAAATCTTCCACAGCTACACCTTCACGCAAAAACTCTGGATTAGAAACTACATCAACCTCCACATTTGTATGTTCTTTGAAAACCGCAGCTACTTTATCGGCTGTGCCAACTGGTACGGTAGATTTATTTACGATAACCTTATATTCTGTAATTAGCTTTGAGATGTCTTTAGCTGCACCTAAAATGTAAGAAAGATCTGCAGCGCCATCACCACCTGGAGGAGTGGGCAATGCCATAAAAATAATTTGGGCATCTTTTATACCTTCTGCCAAATTGGTGGTAAACGACAATCTGCCCTGTGCAATGTTACGGTGGAAAAGCACATCTAAACCCGGCTCGTAAATTGGCAATTGCCCAGCCTTCATTTTGTTTACTTTTTCTTCCACAATATCAACACAGATGACGTTGTTTCCGGTTTCCGCCAAGCAGGTTCCGGTTACCAATCCAACGTAACCAGTGCCAATTACAGCTATTTTCATATCGTTATCAATTTTTTATTTTGGAGCGAATATACCAAAAGTTGAGCAGAGTGTTTAAACTATGAGTTACAGTTTTTGAGAAAATATAACAATAATTAAATGATATACACTAAAGCGTAAATGAAGTGGGAACTGCTACAGGAAAGTGAAGCAAAAAAGCAGATAAAAATGCAGGCATGAATGTGCAGGGCTAAGCTATATTTAACAAATTAACTCTTATTTCCTTGCTGGAGCTGGTCTGCCACTGCTACCAAGCTATCAAGCCTAGCTATTTTCTTATCGTCAAAATAAGTCAATTTGTGAATATTTACCCTCCTCAAAAGTTCTGGCAACGGCATGTAATCGTTTCTGTCTACCAAAACCCTCAAAATATGAGGCAAAGTATCTGACACGACTGAACATTTTAAATTTTTCAACTCGCCATTTATCAATTCGTTGTATAAGATTTGAAAGAAAAAGTAGTTGATGATTTTATCTTGCGTTTTCCAATAATGTAAGATGAGATCAAGCATGGCAGCTATTACAATATTACCTTTTTTTGCAAAAATGATACTGTTCAGCATTTTCACTTTGTAACGAGGGTTCCAGCTCCAATAACTGGTATGAGGCCCCGCCCAAAACGATTGATTAGGCTCGTCGTCACTGCGTTGAAAAACGAAGTAGTCTTGCTCTGTAAACTCTTCTTTCAGAGGAGCCGTAAGTAAAATTGTGGCGTCTAGCCAAACCCCTCCGTAAACATGTAGCAAGGCGAGCCTAAGTAAATCTGAAAAGAAAACTCTACCGAACTTAGGCTCACCATTTTCTTGCCAAACAAAGCCTGGAAAATCTAAGTATTCTCTGATATTGTCATCGTTCAAGCGGATAACTCGATAGTCGCCCTTATATTTATCTACAGAATCAAAACAACGTTGCACAACAGCTGGCAAAGGTTCTCCGTTGTCTAGTTGCCCCCAATACTGCCAAATGACTTTGCCACTAATTTGTTTTTTAGGCACTAAAGCATTTTTTTCGATTTGGCCATTAAAATAGGCAGTAACGATGGGATGCCAAAAGTTAGCTACACGCTGATGTTTGCGTGCTACAATTTGATCTCTGATTAACCACCAAATTTTATTAGGTATTGATTTAAGATCGAAATAGCGCTGCTGTTTACCCATGTTTTCCTTTTTTAACATTGCGCCAATTGCGCAACACCAACTATACAACGGTTATGTTGCCACAAACGTAGATAATTTTCTTTTATTTGTACCGAAACAGTAGGTATTTATGTAGTTTTATCGCTTTAAAAAGCAGAAATAAGAGAGATACTACGTCATGTTAAGAAACGAATTTAAGGGCAAAACTATTCTCATCGCGGTTCCAGACTTCGTGGGCTTCCCCGAAGGATTTAAGCTGGGCTTGGAAGCTTTAGGTTTCGAAGCACATATTTTGCTGAATTACGAATACTCAAAAATAGGGTTCAAGAATACATTAATACACTTATACAATAAATTTGCCCTTAGGAAAAAAAACTTCAAGAAAGAAAAGAGGAGGCAACTTGATTATGCTAAACAGCTTGCAAATTTTGCAAAATCAACAATTGACCATTTTGATTTCGCCCTATTTATTAGACCAGACCTTTTCTCAATAGAACTGATTAACCTTGTTAAAAGAAAGGCAGATAAGTTAGTTGCATACCAATGGGATGGATTAGATGTTTATCCGGAAGTATATAAAAGAATTGAGTTATTTGAAAGATTTTTCGTTTTTGATGTAAATGATTTGATAAAATATCAAAACGTACTGCCAATAACAAACTTTTACTTTGACAATATTGAAATAAGTAATATTGATATCGATGCCTATTTTGTTGGATATTACAAAGAAGATAGAATTGAAAGCTTGCTGTTATTAGCTAGAAAATTTAAAAATTTAGGCCTAAATACATCAATAAACATTTGCGTAAATTCATCTAAACAAATTTCTTTACTGAAAAATGAGCCTGTTAAGATATTATATAAACAGCTTACCTTCAATGAAAATATTACAAATATCGCACGCTCTAAAATATTACTGGATGTTGCAAATATAGTTCACTCTGGGCTTTCGATGAGGCCTTTTGAAGCCTTGGGCTACAAGAAAAAGCTAATTACCAATAATGCATTGATTAAAGAATACGATTTTTACAGACCAGAGAACATTTTTGTCATACAAGACAACAACCTAGATGGCTTAGAACAATTTATATCTACGCCGTACAAAGATTTGCCAGAAGAAATTTACAAAAAGTACAGCTTTACAAACTGGTTAAAATATGTAATGGATGTTAATCCTCATATACCTATACATTTCCCTGAAAAACTATAAAAAACTGATAGTAAAAACAAGCTGATAATGAAATTTAAACTTAGCCATCGCCTAAGGCTTTACTTCGACTTCTTGAGGCATAGCACACCACGTTTTGATGGAAGGGTAAAACATTTTATTTGGGGATATGGAAAAAAATCTGATGCTAATGACAGCATCCCTAAAGTAATCTGGCTTTACTGGAATGAGGAGAAGGTAAACTCGGCAACTGTTCAGTTGTGTATAAATATCATCAAAAACTTACATACAGACCACGAAGTTCATTTGCTTCATAGAACAAATCTTTTAGCTTTCCTACCTAACTTTCCTACAGAGCTATTTGGAAAACCGTCTAACTTCGTTTCGGACATGGTTCGATTGATGCTCTTAGAACAACACGGAGGAATTTATCTTGATGCTACCGTGCTACTTTCCAAACCACTTAACTGGGCTTTGGAGCTTCAGCAAAAAGACTGTTCTGAAGCGGTGTTGTATTATGCAGATGAGAATACTCGCGATGAAAAATTCCCTATGGTAGAAACTTGGTTCATCGCCGCGTTGCCGCAATCAACATTTATTAAAGCATGGCGAGAAGAGTATCAAAACTGTATGCTGAGCGCTAATTCAGATACATATTACGATAACAACGACATATTACCACTAAGCAATTTCCCTTTAGATGCTACATATTATACATCGTATATGGCAGGACAAATTGTAATGCGTAGAAGCCAGCAATATAGACTTAGTTTACTTAGAGCAGAAGACGATGCATTTAATTATGGGCTAGGCTTTAAGAAAAAGTGGGATGAGGTTGCCATGGCAGATGTATTATTATTCAATAAAAAAGCTGATTTTCTTCCCAACGTTGTCAAATTAATTCGTTTTGACAGACGACGACTAGATTACTATATTGAACGAAAGTTTTACAAAAAACATTCTTGGCTAGGCGAGCTGCTGCAAAAGCAAAATTTTAACGATTATTCCAAAGATTTTTAACTTTCCACCATTTATAAGCTAACATGCCCGAGTTTACTCCTGGTATAGTGAAATTGTGTTTACGAGCAAAATCGAGCATGCTTGCTTTTGCATGAAGCCAATCTTGATGCACCTTTTCGCGATGCGCCTTATTAGCTTTAGTCATAATAGAATTTTCACGCTCGTAATATGTGTAATCAGCTTTTGGTACTACTACCATCTTTTCTGCAAAGTAAACTGCTGGCAAAGAAAACACTAAATCCTCTATAAACCGTCCCTCTTCGAAATGCAGATTATGCTTTTGCAGAAACCCTGCACGAAACAAATACCTCCAAACATAACCCCACCTGCCTACATAAGTAACCCTTAGCTTTTCTTCAGTATCAGAATAGACTTTGCATTGTTTAAATCGAATAGTTTTATGGCGAAACTTTTGATTAACCATTCCTCCACAAGCTAGATCAGCATTGGTTAACACCATCGCTTGAACCATCTCTTGGTAATAATCATTATTAATCATATCATCTACATCCATAAAATGAATATACTTTCCAGTAGCAGTTTTAACACCCAAGTTTCTGGCAGCAGAAAGACCTCTATTTTGTTCTAAACAAATAACTTTAACAGGGTATTTTTTAGCAATAATTCCAGATTGATCTTTAGACCCATCATCAACTACTATGATTTCGAGCTTCTTGTACGACTGATCCAATAGCATCTCCAAACAAGATTTCACGTATTGGTCTCCATTATAAACAGGAACAATTACCGACACTAAAGGTGTTGCATCTATTTCCATATCCATTTTACCACTTTTCGCAAAACATAAGCAGTACGTCCAGTATCTAAACCCGGAATTTTAATATTGTGCTCCTTACAAAATGCAGCCCTGTAAGCCTTGGTATGATTATGATCTTCACGACGTTTTTTGCGATGGGCTTCATCTTTTCTGGTCATGATAGAATTTTCTCGTTGATAGTACAGATATTCTGCACCAGGAACAACCACAACCCTTTCAGCATAAAAAACTGCAGGTAAAGAAAACATCAAGTCTTCAATAAACCGCCCTTCTTCAAAGCGCAGCTTGTGTTGCTTCAAGAAATCCAAGCTAAATAGGTAACGCCAAACGTAACCCCATTTACCTACAAAGGTAGCTTTTAATTTATCATTGGTGTCAGTAAAAACTTCACGTTTTTTAAAAAGCCAAGTCTTGTAATTTTTAGTTTCATTTATCATTCCACCACAAGCAATGTCAGCTCTCATTTCTGTAATAGCCTCAACTAACGCTTTATAGTAATCCAAATTAATTTCATCATCTACGTCCATAAAATGGATGTATTTGCCTTGAGCCGCATCTATTCCCGTGTTTCTGGCAGCAGACAATCCGCGGTTTTGATCATGGCGAATTAACTTTACAGGAAATTCTTGCGCAATTGCCGCCGAATTATCAACAGATCCATCATCAACCACTATAATTTCCAAGTTCTTGTAAGATTGATTGAGCATCATATTGATACAGGCTTTAACGTACTGTCCGCCATTATAAACTGGAATAATTACAGAAACCAAAGCGTCTTCTTTCATTTACCAAAGTTTGATTTTATAATTCAAAATTAGATTTTTCTGGCAGTATACTATTAAAAGCATCTTCTACCCTAGCCATGGTTTGCTCGTAATTTCTCATGTGCTCATTATCGTTAATACAAACCAAAGAATACGCCTGTTCTTTGATGGCTTTTATGGCTTTTTCGGTTTTGAATAATAAAGGAAACATCTTTGTATTTTGGTAAGTATTGTAAGCATTGAAGTTCGATTTACAAATCTGCCAAGTCCTGAAAAGCTCTTGTGTATAATCTTTCGGACTGCGGAACTTATGCACAGACATCGCTTTCAATTCATCACCTTCTTTATCCCAAACTTCCTCAAAAGTTGCTTTTAAATAGGGTTGTGCATTATGAGGCGTTCTAAGGGTGACGAATTTATCGTAAAAAGACAGTCGTTTGGTTAGCTTGCCCCTACTTCCATAACTCTCATCATACCACTTATCTCTGTCTCGTTTCAACACCTCTTTTTTATCGAAATGTTTGTTAATCAAACGAATGTTGTTCTTCAAGCATTTACTCCATAGCGATAAGCCAAAATTCAACCTAAAGGCTGCAATATCATTTGGCAATCCATTTTTAAAGAAACGCTCTTCTGTAATGTGGTTGGTAATAAAAAAATCATCATTAAAGTACACAAAATGCTCTACTAAGTTTGGAATTTTATGCAGATAAATTTCTATTAAGCTAGAATTAAATACAGGAAGGTATTCTTTTGGAATATAGTCTTCGTGGTTTACTAGTACTAATTTCGGATGTGCCGTATTTAACCATTCCGGACGTTGTCCACAGGTTACAAAATGAATTTTACGCACCCAGGGAGCGAATTTCTCCACGCCCCTAAACCAATATTTCAACAGACCATGGTCGCGAAATCTGGCTTCAGAAACTTCGTTTTTCGTATTGTCTATCTTACCAGAATACTTTGCGAAATCCTGCTTCCATTTTGGGTCGTTCATGTCTACCCAAGTAATTACAAAGTCTATTTCCATACAAAGGATAAAGGTAATGAAAATCGTTTGAAAGATGCTAAACGGCCAAACTTTGTTAATATCCTAGCGATGTAATATTTGTTTAAAGCTATACGCCTAACATATATGCTTCTAAAGTTTCGTTATCTTTGGAGAAAAGATTTACAGGGCCAAGATACCGTAACTTCGTAGCAAAATGAACAAGACAATTGTAGCCATATTAACCGCATTTATCCCCAATAAAAAAAGTAAGGAAGCGTGGAAACATAAATTGACTAAAATTGATCTTGGCAGCATGGTTAACAAAGGTATTGCCGAACTTATTGCGGGTGTGATCCCTCATAAAATGACTAGAAACCAATGGCGGGGAATTTTGCGATACGGAGTTTTTAAAGGCTTGAGGTTACGATATTTCTTAAAAAAGCACAAATACATTACACCAGAACACTACCTATCAATTTGTGCCATTGCAAAAAACGAAGGGCCGTATTTTGAAGAATGGATAACTTGGCATCGAAATTTAGGAGTAGAAAAATTTTATATCTACGACAACGAGAGCACCGATAATACGAAAGAAGTTTTGGAACCCTACATTAAGGCTGGACTTGTGGAGTACACCTTTTGGCCAGGAATGAAGCAGCAATTGATGACCTACGACCATTGTTTGGAAAAGCATCGTTTGCATACGAGATGGATTGCCGTGATTGATCTTGATGAGTTTATCGTCCCTATAAAAGATAAGTCCATACCGGATTTTCTAAAACGTTTTGAAGAATTTGCGGCAGTAGAAATCAATTGGCTGGTATATGGTAGTGGCGGTGCCAAATACAAAGAAAAAGGCAAGGTGATGGAACGATTTAAGAAACACTCGAGGCCAGAGGAGTGGGCTAACAGACATGTAAAAAGCATTGTTGATCCTCGCCGGGTATTTTCTTTTATTGGATGTCACGAAGTAGCAAGATCTTCGGGAAAAACAGCAGATCCGCATGGCAATGTGGTAACGCAACACTTCAGAGATCGCGAACCACAGCAAGACGTCATTAGAATAAATCATTACGCTGTAAAATCTTACGAAGAATTTCTACAGAAGCGTTCTCGCGGAAGGGCTAGAGCACTAGAACAACGCGATCTGGGTTATTTCGACTGGCTTGATCTAAATGATATAACTGAAGAATAAACCTTTACAGTTTATCTATCCTTACCCAATCCATGCCTGCAGCAATAGCACCTTGTACACCCAAATCTGCATCCTCAAACACCATACATTTCTCGGGTGCCACACCCAAAGCTTCGGCTGCAGCTAAAAATGGGTCTGGAGCAGGCTTTCCTTTTGGAGTTTCGCCAGCACAAACCATCACATCTATCAAATCAATTAAACCCAAAACGGTTAGCGTTTTGGTCACTGTTTTTCGGCTACCACCAGAAACTACCGCTATTTTCACTTTACCAACATGATTTTTTAAATGTTCGGCTACGTAAGCAATGGGCTGTGTTTTTTCTATATACTTATCGATAAAAATTTGAGATTTCTCACTAGCAAAGGTTTCTGGTAGCGTAATACCGTATCGTTTTGTAATTTCATTGGCAAAAATTGCGGTTGGCATTCCTGCAAATTCATCAACCATGTTTAAATCTAAACCGATGCCGTAGTTAGCTGTAACTTCTTGGTAGGCCAACTTATGCGCCAGCATATTATCGGCTAGTGTACCATCACAATCGTACAAAAATGCTTCGTAATCGCTTCCAGTTCTTAAGGTTAATGCTTCTAATTTTTCTAAGTCTTTTTGTTCCATTATCTCGACATCTCCGCTAAAGCTTCTATAAATCTTGGATCATCATTTAAGCTTTCTACTAATTGTACATGCTCGCCACCCAATTCTTTAAATTCTTCTTGATACTCTACGGTAATTTCGTAAAGTGTCTCTAAACAATCAGCTACAAACGCCGGACTAAAAACAAGCAATCGTTTTTTACCTTCCGCTGCTAACTTTTTTAAGGCATCGGTGGTATATGGTTGTATCCAAGGTTCCTTTCCTAAACGAGATTGGTAGCAAACCGAGTAATCTTCGCGAGCCAAACCTAACTTTGCCGCAAGCAGCTTAGCCGTATGATGACATTGAGCAGAGTAACAAAACTTATTTGCATCATTATAATTATCGCAGCAGTTGTTTACTTTTAAACAGTATTTTCCTGTGTGATCGGATTTGGTCATTTGCCTTTGGGGCAAACCGTGAAAGCTGAACAGCACATGATCGAAGTTCTCCACGCCATGCTTTCTTGCGTTATCTGCAAAAATCTCCAACATCAATTCATTATCATGAAAAGAATTTACGAAAGATATTGGCGGTACTGTTGGCCATTTGCTAATCAATTCCATTACCAATTGTAGCACAGAACCTGTACTTGCAGAAGCGTATTGAGGAAAAAGAGGTATCACCTTAATGCTGCTTACCAACCCTTTTTTCAACTTCTCTAAGGCATTTTCAATAGATGGATTTTGATAGCGCATAGCCAATTCTACTTGGTACTCGTTACCTAATTTTTCTTGAAGCATTTGAGCTTGAAGCTTGCTGTAGTACAACAACGGAGAACCGTTTTCGTCCCAAATTTCCTTGTACAGCTTGGCTGTTTTTGGACTACGAAAGGGCACGATAATGCCTTTTACCAATAACGTTCTATTTAGCTTGGGGATATCAATTACTCGTTCATCCATCAAAAACTGATCAAGATATTTTCTTACATCTTTAACTTCTGGACTATCTGGAGTTCCCAGATTAACTAGCAATATACCTTTTTTAGCCATTATTTGTGTTTTGTCGCAAATATAATGTGATTTACGATTTTAGAGGTACGATTTTAGAGATTAAGACAGAAAGCAGACAGAACAGTTCTCAGTTTCAGTTCAAGAGCAATTAAACGCCCAACAATTATAAGCTTTCCAGTTGAGTTTTCACTTGTTCCATTAACCACATCGGTGTTGATGTTGCACCGCAAATACCAATCTTATCTTCAGGTTCAAACCAAGTTTGATCAAGTTCTTCTAAGTTAGAGATGAAGTAAGCATTGTTATTATATTTTTTGCACACATCATAAAGTACCTTACCGTTTGATGATTTTTTACCCGATACGAAAACAATTTTATCAAAGTCTTTTACAAATCTTTCCAACTCATCATAACGATTAGAAACTTGCCTACAAATGGTGTCATTTGCTTTTACTTCGTATCCTCTGTTAATTAGCTCTTCTTTTATTTGATAGAATTTATCTACGCTTTTGGTAGTTTGGCTATACAATGTGAATTTACTAGGCAAATCAACATTATCCAATTCGGCAATATCCATAAATACCGTTGCTTTGCCATCAGTCTGCCCCTGCAAACCAATTACTTCGGCATGGCCATGTTTGCCAAAAATCAGGATCTGTTCGCCATCATCATGTGTAGCTTTAATGCGGTTTTGCAATTTCAGCACTACAGGGCAAGAGGCATCAATTAAGGTAAGGTTATTGGCTAAGGCCAGCTCATAAGTAGAAGGCGCTTCGCCGTGAGCCCTAATTAGCACTTTCTCGTTGTGTAGTCCTTTGAGTTGATCATGGTCGATAATCCTGAGGCCTTTGGCTTTTAACCGTTCTACCTCCTCATCGTTATGCACAATATCGCCCAAACAATATAAATATTCTTCTTGGTCTAAGATATCTTCGGCCATATCGATGGCGTAAACTACCCCAAAACAAAAACCTGAAGACTTATCGATAGTAACTTTTAAATTATAGCTCATGATGATTACCTAACAAAGGTACACAGAAGAAGTTTAAATTGAGAAAAATTTTTAATATCGGAAAAAATTAATAAATTTGTTAACGATATTAACAAGATGTGGGATTTTAATTTAGATGATTTATTAGAATTACAGCCACACATAGACAGGCTGTACGAAAAAAAAGCAAAGATTGACCAATCGAGACCTTTGCCCAACTCTGTATTGCACAAAATTAAGGATCAACTTAGCTTAGAATGGACCTATAATTCTAACAGCATTGAGGGCAATACCCTCAATCTTCACGAAACGCAGCTTATCTTAGAAGAAGGCATTACGGTAGGCGGTAAATCTTTACGAGAGCATTTTGAAGTGATAAATCATGAAAAAGCAATAGATTACCTTTACAGCTTGGTAAATCCTGATTATACTTTAAGAAGCATTGATATTTTAAATCTGCATAGCTATATCTTAAAAAACATTGAAGACGAATATGCAGGTAGGCTT from Pedobacter sp. SL55 includes these protein-coding regions:
- a CDS encoding HAD family hydrolase is translated as MEQKDLEKLEALTLRTGSDYEAFLYDCDGTLADNMLAHKLAYQEVTANYGIGLDLNMVDEFAGMPTAIFANEITKRYGITLPETFASEKSQIFIDKYIEKTQPIAYVAEHLKNHVGKVKIAVVSGGSRKTVTKTLTVLGLIDLIDVMVCAGETPKGKPAPDPFLAAAEALGVAPEKCMVFEDADLGVQGAIAAGMDWVRIDKL
- the hemH gene encoding ferrochelatase; its protein translation is MAKKGILLVNLGTPDSPEVKDVRKYLDQFLMDERVIDIPKLNRTLLVKGIIVPFRSPKTAKLYKEIWDENGSPLLYYSKLQAQMLQEKLGNEYQVELAMRYQNPSIENALEKLKKGLVSSIKVIPLFPQYASASTGSVLQLVMELISKWPTVPPISFVNSFHDNELMLEIFADNARKHGVENFDHVLFSFHGLPQRQMTKSDHTGKYCLKVNNCCDNYNDANKFCYSAQCHHTAKLLAAKLGLAREDYSVCYQSRLGKEPWIQPYTTDALKKLAAEGKKRLLVFSPAFVADCLETLYEITVEYQEEFKELGGEHVQLVESLNDDPRFIEALAEMSR
- a CDS encoding 4-hydroxy-3-methylbut-2-enyl diphosphate reductase; this translates as MSYNLKVTIDKSSGFCFGVVYAIDMAEDILDQEEYLYCLGDIVHNDEEVERLKAKGLRIIDHDQLKGLHNEKVLIRAHGEAPSTYELALANNLTLIDASCPVVLKLQNRIKATHDDGEQILIFGKHGHAEVIGLQGQTDGKATVFMDIAELDNVDLPSKFTLYSQTTKSVDKFYQIKEELINRGYEVKANDTICRQVSNRYDELERFVKDFDKIVFVSGKKSSNGKVLYDVCKKYNNNAYFISNLEELDQTWFEPEDKIGICGATSTPMWLMEQVKTQLESL